A single genomic interval of Rhododendron vialii isolate Sample 1 chromosome 3a, ASM3025357v1 harbors:
- the LOC131320176 gene encoding protein argonaute 2-like, protein MDRNSYNNNNRGTGNPGRGRGRNGDGGGRGGGTGWGGPAQSGGQQWADRYGGQVGPGVGSYRPQQQQTGGQMGHGGGSYRPQQQQQNGGQGVGPARVESVGGGGGVWNGRPGLHTQSQSQALLPGGSYRPQQQQNGGQGAGPTRGQDIEVNGSGGHGSGRGGGGVWSGRPGLHTQATTQSQPRALPGLHTQATTQSEPRALPDIESLQISEKKPPLALSEDTENRIVPINRPDRGGTDAAWEVGLLANHFLVSFKPEGTILQYDVNVEPQMSRGPQRTKNFIPKMDHRRILDKLFSDDSTRLPDQKTAYDGRRFIFSKVPLPTGQFGGEDMENHRSPIFTTTLVNELSYAKLKDYISGNHRDDPRDILQGMDLVMKENPSSHRISVGRSFYSNQFRQSDDLKCGVAAFRGFQQSLKPTSQGLALCLDHEAMPFCKQISVVDFLKENVRGFHKVKDVWELKKDVEKALRGLKVYVTHRNTKQKFQIAGLSDCPTRDISFPLEDLEQTGPPRKIGLLEYFWEKYKKKILFDDIPSLDLGKANYVPMEFCILVEGQRYPKEKLPRDKGFLLKKISMPSPEERKSIICEIVQAKDGPCGNVVRNFEIAVDEKMTRVVGRVLAPPALKLRTSTGKPRVIRLNRDPRCQWNLLGNSVVEGKALKRWALIDFTERDCSRLNADLFKKNLINKCRDLGIHVMEPVVSRLRSMRDLSSVFETQELSVVTEANRKCHGRLQLFVCVMSEKHEGKKILKWVSETKIGIMTQCCLVSHANNPNDRESDQYLANLALKINAKLGGINVELAERLPGFPGEEHVMFIGADVNHPGPGNTTGPSFAAVVATTNWPAVSRCVTRICPQDHRNERIVDFGATCLDLVNTYARLNKVKPKKIVVFRDGVSEGQFDMVLNKELQDMKSAIYEDDYRPTITLIVAQKRHLTLIFVENESDAGRSGNVPPGTVVDTKIVHPFNFDFYLCSQYGMIGTSKAAHYTVLWDEHNFTSDQLQKLVYHLCFTSARCTKPVSLVPPVFYADLVAYRGRMYHEAAMELQPETAASSSSTSAALLNEGLYKVHPDLKNEMFFV, encoded by the exons ATGGATCGAAACagttacaacaacaacaaccgtgGAACCGGAAATCCCGGCCGAGGCCGCGGCCGCAACGGCGACGGCGGAGGGAGAGGAGGGGGTACAGGTTGGGGTGGTCCGGCCCAGTCCGGTGGCCAACAGTGGGCCGATAGGTACGGTGGCCAGGTGGGTCCGGGCGTGGGGTCCTACAGGCCACAGCAACAACAGACTGGTGGTCAGATGGGCCATGGTGGTGGGTCCTACAGGccacaacagcagcagcagaacgGTGGTCAAGGTGTGGGCCCCGCGAGAGTGGAGTCCGTCGGAGGCGGAGGAGGGGTGTGGAATGGGAGACCCGGTCTTCATACTCAGTCTCAGTCCCAGGCTCTTCTTCCTGGTGGATCCTACAGGCCGCAACAGCAGCAGAATGGTGGTCAAGGTGCGGGTCCTACCAGGGGGCAGGATATCGAAGTGAATGGAAGCGGTGGGCATGGCAgtggaagaggaggagggggagtGTGGAGTGGGAGACCTGGTCTTCACACTCAAGCTACTACTCAATCTCAGCCTCGAGCTCTTCCTGGTCTTCATACTCAAGCTACTACTCAATCTGAGCCTCGAGCCCTTCCTG ATATTGAGTCTTTGcaaatttctgaaaaaaagCCTCCACTCGCTCTTTCTGAAGATACAGAGAATAGAATTGTGCCCATAAACCGGCCTGATAGAGGGGGAACAGATGCTGCCTGGGAGGTCGGGCTCTTGGCCAACCATTTTCTAGTGAGTTTCAAGCCAGAAGGCACCATATTGCAGTATGATGTCAACGTCGAACCACAAATGTCTCGTGGCCCACAACGTACAAAGAATTTTATACCAAAAATGGATCATCGTCGGATATTGGACAAGCTTTTTTCTGATGACAGCACCCGATTACCAGACCAAAAGACTGCTTATGATGGAAGGAGATTCATCTTCAGTAAAGTGCCACTGCCCACTGGGCAGTTTGGTGGGGAAGACATGGAGAATCACCGCTCTCCTATATTTACTACTACGTTAGTGAATGAGCTGAGTTATGCCAAGCTAAAGGATTACATAAGTGGAAATCACCGTGATGATCCCCGCGATATTTTGCAAGGAATGGATTTGGTTATGAAGGAGAATCCATCTAGCCATAGGATCTCTGTTGGTCGGAGCTTCTATTCTAATCAATTCAGACAATCAGATGACCTTAAGTGCGGGGTTGCAGCGTTTAGAGGGTTCCAACAGAGCCTGAAGCCCACTTCTCAGGGTCTAGCCTTATGTTTGGACCATGAAGCGATGCCATTTTGCAAGCAGATCTCAGTCGTAGACTTCCTTAAGGAGAATGTCCGGGGTTTCCATAAAGTAAAAGATGTGTGGGAGTTGAAAAAAGATGTGGAAAAAGCATTAAGAGGGCTGAAAGTCTACGTAACTCATCGGAACACAAAGCAGAAGTTCCAGATAGCTGGGCTGTCCGATTGTCCAACGCGAGATATTTCATTCCCTCTAGAAGATCTAGAGCAAACGGGGCCACCAAGGAAAATTGGACTTTTGGAATATTTCTGGGAGAAATATAAGAAGAAGATATTGTTCGATGATATTCCCTCTTTGGATCTGGGAAAAGCCAATTATGTTCCTATGGAATTCTGTATTTTGGTGGAGGGTCAGAGGTACCCAAAGGAGAAATTGCCCAGAGATAAAGGCTTCTTGTTGAAGAAGATATCAATGCCTTCACCCGAGGAGAGAAAGAGCATTATCTGTGAGATTGTGCAAGCCAAGGATGGACCTTGCGG AAATGTTGTTAGGAATTTTGAAATTGCAGTTGATGAGAAGATGACTAGAGTAGTTGGCCGTGTCCTGGCGCCACCCGCTTTGAAGCTCCGTACTTCCACCGGCAAACCGCGAGTAATTAGACTTAACAGGGATCCGAGATGCCAGTGGAACCTACTTGGGAATTCAGTTGTGGAAGGCAAGGCCCTCAAGCGGTGGGCCCTGATAGATTTCACTGAACGCGACTGTTCTAGACTGAATGCTgatctttttaaaaagaatttgatAAATAAATGCCGTGATCTAGGAATCCATGTGATGGAGCCAGTGGTGTCTCGTCTCAGGAGCATGCGTGACTTGTCTTCTGTTTTTGAAACTCAAGAATTAAGTGTTGTGACGGAGGCAAACAGGAAATGCCACGGCCGTTTACAGCTTTTTGTATGTGTAATGTCTGAAAAGCACGAGGGCAAAAAGATTCTGAAATGGGTCTCTGAGACAAAGATTGGAATTATGACTCAATGTTGCTTGGTCAGTCATGCCAACAACCCCAACGACAGAGAGAGCGACCAGTATCTTGCAAACCTTGCTCTGAAAATTAATGCTAAGCTTGGCGGTATCAATGTGGAACTAGCAGAACGGCTCCCTGGTTTCCCAGGCGAAGAACATGTCATGTTTATAGGCGCTGATGTCAATCACCCTGGGCCAGGAAACACAACCGGTCCATCTTTTGCTGCAGTGGTTGCTACCACCAACTGGCCCGCCGTCAGCCGCTGTGTTACCCGTATCTGCCCCCAGGATCACCGGAACGAAAGGATTGTTGATTTTGGGGCCACGTGTTTGGATCTAGTCAACACTTATGCTCGCCTCAACAAGGTCAAGCCGAAGAAAATCGTGGTTTTCCGCGATGGGGTAAGTGAAGGCCAGTTTGATATGGTTCTCAACAAAGAATTGCAAGATATGAAGAGTGCCATTTACGAAGATGATTATCGCCCAACCATCACTCTCATTGTCGCCCAGAAGCGTCACCTGACTCTAATTTTTGTCGAGAATGAGAGCGATGCAGGTCGATCTGGAAATGTGCCTCCGGGAACCGTGGTGGACACAAAGATCGTTCATCCCTTCAACTTTGATTTCTATCTCTGCAGCCAGTATGGCATGATTGGGACGAGCAAGGCGGCGCACTACACTGTCCTCTGGGATGAGCATAACTTCACCTCGGACCAGTTACAGAAGctggtataccacctttgtttCACCTCTGCCCGTTGCACCAAGCCGGTCTCGCTTGTTCCTCCGGTCTTCTATGCTGATCTTGTTGCGTATAGGGGCCGGATGTACCATGAGGCCGCCATGGAGTTGCAACCTGAAACTGCTgcttcatcatcatcaacatCTGCTGCCTTACTGAATGAAGGGTTATACAAAGTGCACCCGGACCTCAAAAACGAAATGTTTTTCGTTTAA
- the LOC131320177 gene encoding protein argonaute 2-like — MDQNSNNNRGTGYAGRGRGRGRNRSGGGGRTGQGGGSYRPQHTQALRPDIESLQISEKKPPLDLSETTENRIVPINRPDKGGTDADRKVWLLANHFIVSFKPEDTILHYRIDIEPQMSRGPQPTRNFIPKMDHRRILNKLFSDDLTRLPDQKTAYDGMKFIFSKVPLPTGQFGGEDMENHRSPIFTITLVNELSYAKLKDYISGNHRCDPRDILQGMDLVMKENPSSQRISVGRSFYSRQFRQSDDLGCGIAAFRGFQQSLKPTSQGLALCLDHSAMAFCKHMPVIDFLMEHVWGFQEVNDVGKKKRDVAKALRGLNVYVTHRNTKQKFLVAGLSKDSAREISFTLENHEPPRETGLVEYFWETYNKKILYDDIPCLDLGRSKSNYVPVEFCTLVEGQRYPKEKLHREDEKRLKDISMPRPRERKSIIYEMVQAKDGPCGNVVRNFGIAVDKNMTRVVGRVLAPPTLTLRTPAGNPQVISVDRERCQWNLTRKSVMEGKPLKWWALIDFSVFDRFRLNSGRFIQKLRKKCSDLGIPVEEPVVCRFTGMRDLSSVAATQKLLDGVVKEANGKCNGRLQLFVCVMSEKHDSKKYLKWVSETRIGIMTQCCLVKHANNPKEGENDQYLSNLALKINAKLGGSNMELVERLPGFPGEEHVMFIGADVNHPAPRNTTCPSFAGVVATTNWPAVSRYVVRLCAQEHRKERIVDFGATCLDLVNTYARLNKVKPQKIVVFRDGVSEGQFDMVLNEELQDMKSAIYEDDYRPTITLVVTQKRHLTRMFVENERDGGRSGNVPPGTVVDTKIVHPFHFDFYLCSQHGAIGTSKAAHYNVLWDEHNFTSDQIQKLVYHLCFTSARCTKPVSLVPPVFYADLVAFRGRLYHDAAMESQPQSAASPSSSSAALLNEGFYKVHPYLKNEMFFV, encoded by the exons ATGGATCAAAACAGTAACAACAATCGTGGAACCGGATATGCCGGTCGAGGCCGTGGCCGCGGCCGCAACCGCAGCGGCGGAGGGGGTAGGACGGGTCAGGGTGGTGGGTCTTACAGGCCACAACATACTCAAGCTCTTCGTCCTG atattgagtctttGCAAATTTCTGAAAAGAAGCCTCCACTCGATCTTTCTGAAACTACAGAGAATAGAATTGTGCCCATAAACCGGCCTGACAAAGGGGGAACAGATGCTGACAGGAAGGTTTGGCTCTTGGCCAACCATTTTATAGTGAGTTTCAAGCCTGAGGACACCATATTGCACTATCGTATCGATATTGAGCCACAAATGTCCCGTGGCCCACAACCTACAAGGAACTTTATACCAAAAATGGATCATCGTCGGATATTGAACAAGCTTTTCTCCGATGACCTCACCCGATTACCAGACCAAAAGACTGCTTATGATGGAATGAAATTCATCTTCAGTAAGGTGCCGCTGCCTACTGGGCAGTTTGGTGGGGAAGACATGGAGAATCACCGCTCTCCTATATTCACTATTACATTAGTGAATGAGCTGAGTTATGCCAAGCTAAAGGATTACATAAGTGGAAATCACCGTTGTGATCCCCGTGATATTTTGCAAGGAATGGATTTGGTTATGAAGGAGAATCCATCTAGCCAAAGGATCTCTGTTGGTCGAAGCTTCTATTCTAGACAATTCAGGCAATCAGATGACCTGGGATGCGGCATTGCAGCTTTTAGAGGGTTCCAACAGAGCCTTAAGCCCACTTCTCAGGGTCTAGCCTTATGTTTGGATCATTCAGCTATGGCATTTTGCAAGCATATGCCTGTCATAGACTTCCTTATGGAACATGTTTGGGGTTTTCAAGAAGTAAATGATGtggggaagaagaaaagagatgtGGCGAAAGCACTAAGAGGGTTGAATGTCTACGTAACTCATCGCAACACAAAGCAGAAGTTCCTTGTAGCTGGGCTGTCGAAGGATAGTGCTCGAGAGATTTCTTTCACTCTTGAAAATCATGAGCCACCAAGGGAAACTGGACTGGTGGAATATTTCTGGGAGACATATAATAAGAAGATATTGTACGATGATATTCCCTGTTTGGATCTGGGTAGGAGCAAGAGCAATTATGTTCCTGTGGAGTTCTGTACTTTGGTGGAGGGTCAGAGATACCCAAAGGAGAAGTTGCACCGAGAAGATGAAAAGAGGTTGAAAGACATATCAATGCCTCGACCAAGGGAGAGAAAGAGCATTATCTACGAGATGGTGCAGGCTAAGGATGGACCTTGCGG AAATGTTGTTCGGAATTTTGGAATCGCAGTGGATAAGAACATGACAAGAGTAGTAGGCCGTGTCCTAGCACCACCTACTTTGACGTTACGTACTCCTGCTGGCAATCCCCAAGTCATTAGCGTGGACAGGGAGAGATGCCAGTGGAACCTAACTAGGAAGTCAGTTATGGAAGGCAAGCCACTCAAGTGGTGGGCATTGATAGATTTCAGTGTATTTGACCGTTTTAGGCTGAATTCTGGTCGCTTCATTCAGAAGCTGAGAAAGAAATGCAGTGATCTAGGAATCCCTGTGGAGGAGCCTGTGGTGTGTCGTTTCACCGGCATGCGTGACTTGTCTTCCGTTGCTGCAACTCAAAAATTACTCGATGGCGTTGTGAAGGAGGCAAATGGGAAATGCAACGGCCGTTTACAACTTTTTGTCTGCGTAATGTCTGAAAAGCATGACAGCAAAAAGTATCTCAAATGGGTCTCTGAGACAAGGATTGGAATAATGACCCAATGTTGCTTGGTCAAGCACGCCAACAATCCCAAAGAAGGAGAGAACGACCAGTATCTTTCAAACCTCGCTTTGAAAATCAACGCCAAGCTTGGCGGTAGCAATATGGAACTAGTGGAACGGCTCCCTGGTTTCCCAGGCGAAGAACATGTCATGTTTATAGGTGCTGATGTCAATCACCCTGCACCAAGAAACACAACATGTCCATCTTTTGCCGGCGTGGTTGCCACAACCAACTGGCCTGCTGTCAGCCGCTATGTTGTCCGGCTTTGTGCCCAGGAGCACCGCAAGGAGAGGATTGTTGATTTTGGGGCTACGTGTTTGGATCTAGTCAACACTTATGCTCGCCTCAACAAAGTCAAGCCGCAGAAAATCGTGGTTTTCCGCGATGGGGTAAGTGAAGGTCAATTTGATATGGTTCTCAACGAAGAGTTACAAGATATGAAGAGTGCCATTTACGAGGATGATTATCGCCCAACCATCACTCTCGTTGTCACCCAAAAGCGTCACCTGACTCGAATGTTTGTTGAGAACGAGAGGGACGGGGGTCGATCTGGAAATGTGCCTCCAGGAACTGTGGTGGACACGAAGATTGTTCATCCCTTCCACTTTGATTTCTATCTCTGCAGCCAGCATGGCGCGATTGGGACGAGCAAGGCAGCGCACTACAATGTCCTCTGGGATGAGCATAACTTCACGTCGGACCAGATACAGAAGCTGGTATACCACCTGTGTTTCACCTCTGCGCGTTGCACCAAACCAGTCTCGCTTGTTCCTCCGGTCTTCTATGCTGATCTTGTTGCATTTAGGGGACGGCTGTATCATGACGCGGCCATGGAGTCTCAGCCGCAGTCTGCTGCTTCGCCGTCGTCATCATCTGCTGCTTTACTGAATGAAGGGTTCTACAAAGTGCACCCGTACCTCAAAAATGAAATGTTTTTCGTTTGA
- the LOC131320178 gene encoding protein TIC 20-I, chloroplastic-like, protein MILNGCSVTPSISPNVFNSKSRFSGSYGGIPPLPSRVSNQSIRSSWKLFQGLTLQSSIGNTRLQHLAAASTPFFSGNDCSFACSTIPTVGRQKLRPFLAPPRSSIEMPWSIRYPASKGEKVKWWWRTLACLPYIISLRDTWKYWEAAYRLYPSLEQFEFLTSGFYRAFDRLPRWFVMVYFTAAYLGVVRRKELPHFLRFNTVMSMLMENAIQILETASSFFPCALFLGRTGYQHFWIGLGVVYMLTVLVCMGSSILGMYVEVPLVSEAAFIHTKM, encoded by the exons ATGATTCTGAATGGATGCTCGGTCACTCCGAGTATTTCCCCCAACGTATTCAACTCAAAGTCTCGTTTCTCGGGTTCATATGGTGGCATCCCTCCTCTGCCTTCCCGTGTTTCAAATCAAAGCATTAGGAGTTCATGGAAACTCTTTCAAGGGCTGACATTGCAGTCTTCCATCG GGAATACTCGTCTTCAGCATCTTGCGGCTGCATCAACACCATTCTTTAGTGGTAATGATTGTAGCTTTGCATGTAGTACGATACCCACAGTTGGTAGGCAGAAGCTGCGACCTTTTCTGGCCCCACCAAGATCTTCCATCGAGATGCCTTGGAGTATTCGTTACCCTGCTTCAAAAGGCGAGAAGGtaaagtggtggtggagaacCCTAGCATGTCTCCCATATATCATATCCCTCCGCGATACATGGAAGTATTGGGAAGCAGCGTATCGTCTCTACCCATCCTTGGAGCAATTCGAGTTCTTGACATCCGGATTTTACCGGGCTTTTGACAGATTGCCAAGATGGTTTGTCATGGTATATTTTACCGCTGCATATCTTGGTGTGGTTAGGAGAAAGGAACTTCCCCACTTCTTGAGGTTCAATACAGTGATGTCCATGCTAATGGAGAATGCCATTCAGATTCTGGAGACGGCGAGCAGTTTCTTTCCATGTGCATTATTTTTGGGTAGGACTGGTTATCAGCATTTTTGGATTGGTCTTGGAGTTGTCTACATGTTGACAGTGTTGGTATGCATGGGGTCCTCCATACTTGGGATGTATGTTGAAGTTCCGCTAGTCAGCGAGGCGGCTTTTATCCATACAAAGATGTAG